A stretch of DNA from Candidatus Fermentibacter sp.:
CCTGGAGGCGGAGTACTCGCGGCTCTTCGCGACCGCGTCGCGCACTGCCGCCATGACCAGGTCCTCGAGGAGGGATGCGTCGGAGCCCTCGAGCGCCCCGGGGGATATCTTCAGGTCCTGCAGCTCGCCCTGACCGTTCACCACGGCCCTGACCGGGCCCGAACCGCCCTCGATCCGGGCAAGAGCGAGTTCGTCCTGCATCTTGGTGAGGCTGGCCTGCATCTTCTGGGCCTGGGCCATGAGATCCTTCATCTGGCGGTTCAACGGGACCTCCTGTCGGTCGTCCTGTCACGGCTCACTGCGTCGAAGAGATCGAGGAGGCTCTGGGTGATCTCGGAATCGCCCGGAGTCTCTCCGCCCCCGGCGGGTACGGGGCCGTCGCCGGGAGCATCGCCGCCTGCGGAAGGATCCCCCGGACCGGCGGAGTACCCGGGTCCCGCAGGGCTCTGCCTTATCTCGTCGGATCGCCTGCTCTCCACGCCGGGAGATACGGGGGCGGGGGCGGCTTCGACCCTCTCCCTGCGGGCGGGCGCCGCAGCCGGAGGGGGCGGGGCATCGGGGCGCACGGCCCGTGGCTCCGCCGGGACAGCGGGCGTCACCCGGGGAAGGCTCTCGAGGGAGACGGCCCATGAAAGCCGCGATGCGGCCACGATCGCGCTTTCGAGCAGGATCCTGGGCTGGCTGGACTGCCTGGCCTCGGCCGCGGCCGAGGTGACGATACGCAGCATGTCGAGTACGGCGGTGTCGCACGTGGCCGATGCGAGACTCCGGAACACCCCGGCCTCGGCCTCGGAGAGGTCGGACAGGCCGGCCTCGCCCCCGGACGCGGCCAGGAGCAGGTTCCGAAGGAATTCGACGAGGGATTCGTTCAGCTCCTCGACGCTGTATCCCAGCGCGAAGGCTTCCGACACGCGGTCGAGAGCCCCGCCGGGGTCCCCGGCCAGCGCGGCCCCCACGATGCCTTCGAGTATGCCGTCCTGTACGACGCGCAGGAGTGAGGCGG
This window harbors:
- a CDS encoding YbaB/EbfC family nucleoid-associated protein, with product MKDLMAQAQKMQASLTKMQDELALARIEGGSGPVRAVVNGQGELQDLKISPGALEGSDASLLEDLVMAAVRDAVAKSREYSASRMESLGLPRMGGLM
- the dnaX gene encoding DNA polymerase III subunit gamma/tau produces the protein MSYLVFARKWRPQGFEEVLAQDHITVTLRNAIESGRIGHAYLFAGPRGVGKTTTARILAKALNCEKGPTPDPCRVCSSCMRITAGSDLDVLEIDGASNRGIDEIRDLREKARYSSAGGGWKIYIIDEVHMLTREAFNALLKILEEPPPRVLFVFATTEPRKVPATIVSRCQRFDFRRIPAAQMAEYLAREAAGEGIEAEPEALAMVTRASGGSLRDALSIMDQLVSFTGGRITREGAASLLRVVQDGILEGIVGAALAGDPGGALDRVSEAFALGYSVEELNESLVEFLRNLLLAASGGEAGLSDLSEAEAGVFRSLASATCDTAVLDMLRIVTSAAAEARQSSQPRILLESAIVAASRLSWAVSLESLPRVTPAVPAEPRAVRPDAPPPPAAAPARRERVEAAPAPVSPGVESRRSDEIRQSPAGPGYSAGPGDPSAGGDAPGDGPVPAGGGETPGDSEITQSLLDLFDAVSRDRTTDRRSR